The Oncorhynchus masou masou isolate Uvic2021 unplaced genomic scaffold, UVic_Omas_1.1 unplaced_scaffold_12840, whole genome shotgun sequence nucleotide sequence TgtacgtgtgtgagtgtgagcaTCATGctccacacacctgtctataaggcTGTGGAGCAGCTCCTTGCCAATGCAGTGCTCAGCCACCAGTACCAGGTAACGTGGGGTGACGTAGGCCTCGTGGAGGGTCATGACCTTGTCGTTGTGGAGAGACTTGAGGATCTCATACTCCTGCAGGATGGACTTCTTAGTCTCCTGGTCGTACGGAATGATCTTAGCCATGAAGACGTGTCCTGTGGCGTTCTCTCGACACCCCGGACCACACCGAACCGCCCTCTGGCCAGACAGAGACAATGTGTCAGTTTAGTCACTCAATAATGTGTGGTTAAACATGAAGCCAGTTTCCCTGACTGAAATTAACCATataagtaatagtagtagtaatagcaatACTGCGTAGTGTAATAGTATACTACTGTAGCTGTAGAAATATTGCACATCTCTAACACCTCAGTCACCTGGCTTTCTCATCCAGGAAGGTGTAGGGCTTCTGTGGGACTCCCTGTCGTAGAGCTGTCTCACTCGGCTTGAGTGTGGTGCGGTCCCTGGGGGTCCCTCAAACAGGGGTGCCCCTCCCTCCCCTATTGGGCTCAGACTGCTGACCTGGAGCACTTGGGGGGAGAATGAGGGGGCCGGGAGGGGGCTGGGGGCCATACGGGCAGTGGCGGCAGGGTGTAGGTAGGAACGGATGCCATGACGGGCTTAGTGGGGGTGGAAGGAGGTGtaacgagagggagagggggagagatgggcgGGGTTTGGGTCATGGGTGGGACCACATTGACAGGACTCTGGGGTTTGGGGAGGATGAAGGGAGGAGGTTTGACTACAGGCGGggaggagagagttggaggggtggtaggggtgACCGTCAGGTGTTCAGTTGGAGGGGTTGTGATGGCAGGGCTGGCGGGGGCCGAaggtgtagagggagagagagctgcggtGGGAGCAGGGAAGGTTAGAGAGGTCTGTGTAAGggagggtgaagagggagagacagtggacaCCGTTTTACCAGGAGGTTGCATTACTGCTGGTTTGACCTTTGTGATAACAGTCACTAAGGTGGTAGCTGCTGgggcagggtgggagggaggtgaggagattGTCTTCACAATGGCCACCGCTGGAGAGGACACGCCTACTGCAAAGCAAACACATCTCTCTTCAATATCATATTATCATAACCATTTTGTGAAACAAATTTGCAACAATACAGAAAAAAATGGCAGAACTTTCTTTACCACCTCTTTTGACCCAATTTAACACAATTTACAGAATTTGAACCCCCTGTCCAAAAGGTGTGTTTCAGCACCTGTTGAGTCCAGGCTGACTTTGTCCGATGTGTTGCTGTAGGGTCCCTGTCCAGCCTTGTTGACGCAGGCCACTCTGAACCTAAAGGCGCCCCCTGGTGGCAGGTCTGT carries:
- the LOC135530185 gene encoding uncharacterized protein LOC135530185: VSPKGQAPGGSPDVQQHSPGAMETSRHQAPCSYSLERKTEGDANWLIIATGVADCYYNVTDLPPGGAFRFRVACVNKAGQGPYSNTSDKVSLDSTVGVSSPAVAIVKTISSPPSHPAPAATTLVTVITKVKPAVMQPPGKTVSTVSPSSPSLTQTSLTFPAPTAALSPSTPSAPASPAITTPPTEHLTVTPTTPPTLSSPPVVKPPPFILPKPQSPVNVVPPMTQTPPISPPLPLVTPPSTPTKPVMASVPTYTLPPLPVWPPAPSRPPHSPPKCSRSAV